The following is a genomic window from Niabella soli DSM 19437.
ATTCAATCGGCAAGCGGAAGGCGGAAGGCGGAAGGCGGAACGCGACGGCAGTTGACTATTGACTATTGGCCCCGATATACCCCCGCACCAATTCCCACAGCACCACTCCCGCTGCCGTGGCAATGTTCAAAGAATGTTTCATTCCCAATTGCGGAATTTCAATGCAATTATCGCATAAAGCGATAGTAGATTGCTCTACCCCGGTAACTTCATTGCCGAATACCAGGGCAATTTTGGATCGGCCATCCCAGTTCAGTTCGTTTAGTTTTTTGCTGTTGGCAACCTGTTCAATAGCGAATACTGCATATTCCAACTGGCGTAATTCATCAATGGCTTCTTTTGCACTGGGAAAGTGTTTCCAGGTTACGGACTCTTCCGCTCCCAGCGCTGTTTTTTTTATTTCCTTATGCGGCGGCTTTGCCGAATACCCGGTAACATAGATTCCTTCCACCAGGAACGCATCACTGGTACGAAAAACACTGCCCACATTATAAGCGCTGCGAATATTTTCCAGCACCACCACGATCGGCATTTTCTCTGACTCCCTGAATTCCGCTACCGATTTGCGCCCCAGCTCTTCCATACTTAATTTTCGCATGGCGCAAAAATAACATTTTTTGGTTCCCAATATATTTAACCGCGATAACACAAAGAACAACCTATAAGGCATTGCTCACGGATTCCGTAGATTATCACAGAAGGATT
Proteins encoded in this region:
- a CDS encoding RNA methyltransferase translates to MRKLSMEELGRKSVAEFRESEKMPIVVVLENIRSAYNVGSVFRTSDAFLVEGIYVTGYSAKPPHKEIKKTALGAEESVTWKHFPSAKEAIDELRQLEYAVFAIEQVANSKKLNELNWDGRSKIALVFGNEVTGVEQSTIALCDNCIEIPQLGMKHSLNIATAAGVVLWELVRGYIGANSQ